Proteins encoded by one window of Salirhabdus salicampi:
- the spoVE gene encoding stage V sporulation protein E: MRKQGNKLTTPDFTLLAVIFALLIIGVIMVYSSSAVWSAYKFDDPFFYAKRQLLFAFAGLTAMYIMMNIPYAKWKEHSNVILIVCFILLIAVLIPGIGVVRGGARSWIGVGAFSIQPSEFMKLGLIIFLAKILSERQKYITSLKQGFLPALMLIFVPFGLIMLQPDLGTGVVLVGTCFIMLFVAGARISHFTGLAFIGLAGFVGLIASAPYRINRIKAFLNPWEDPLGDGFQIIQSLYAIGPGGLMGLGLGQSLQKFFYLPEPQTDFIFAILAEELGFIGGSFVILLFFVFMWRGIRVSIHAPDLFSSLLALGIVGMIIVQVFINVSVVIGLIPVTGITLPFLSYGGSSLTLTLLSAGILLNISRYAKM, translated from the coding sequence TTGAGGAAGCAAGGGAACAAATTAACGACGCCAGACTTTACACTGTTGGCAGTAATTTTTGCTTTGCTCATCATTGGCGTAATTATGGTTTATAGTTCATCGGCGGTATGGTCGGCATATAAATTTGATGATCCGTTCTTTTATGCGAAGCGTCAACTTCTTTTTGCATTTGCTGGTTTAACTGCTATGTATATTATGATGAATATACCGTACGCAAAATGGAAAGAACATTCGAACGTTATATTGATTGTTTGTTTTATTTTATTAATTGCGGTTCTCATTCCGGGTATTGGAGTTGTTAGGGGAGGAGCAAGAAGTTGGATCGGCGTTGGTGCATTTAGCATCCAACCTTCTGAGTTCATGAAACTAGGTCTCATTATATTTTTAGCGAAAATACTATCAGAACGCCAAAAATATATTACTTCATTAAAACAAGGTTTCTTACCGGCGTTAATGCTCATATTCGTACCCTTTGGCCTTATTATGCTTCAGCCAGATTTAGGGACAGGCGTTGTATTAGTGGGAACGTGTTTTATTATGCTATTTGTTGCTGGAGCACGTATTTCTCATTTTACAGGATTAGCATTTATCGGTTTAGCAGGTTTTGTCGGCCTGATTGCTTCAGCGCCATACCGTATAAATCGGATTAAGGCGTTTTTAAATCCATGGGAAGACCCGCTGGGTGATGGGTTTCAAATTATCCAATCATTGTATGCGATTGGACCTGGTGGATTAATGGGCCTTGGCTTAGGGCAGAGTTTGCAGAAGTTCTTTTACTTACCTGAGCCCCAGACTGATTTTATTTTTGCCATTTTAGCAGAAGAACTAGGATTTATAGGTGGTTCTTTTGTCATTTTACTCTTTTTCGTGTTTATGTGGCGTGGCATAAGGGTATCGATTCATGCACCTGATTTATTTTCAAGTTTATTAGCGTTAGGTATCGTCGGTATGATTATTGTCCAAGTGTTTATTAATGTTAGTGTTGTAATTGGTTTAATTCCAGTTACGGGGATTACCCTGCCTTTTTTAAGTTATGGAGGATCCTCTTTAACGCTCACGCTCCTTTCAGCGGGCATATTACTAAATATTAGCCGGTATGCAAAAATGTAA
- the murD gene encoding UDP-N-acetylmuramoyl-L-alanine--D-glutamate ligase encodes MKTLQNFPYKRVLVLGLAKSGEAAARILFEHGKNVIVNDIKRLDENPIAKQLKQMGIEVITGSHPLHVLDNVEVVVKNPGIPYDNVIVSEAQKRNIPIVTEIELAGLLAEGPIIGITGSNGKTTTTTLIHEMLQESGIKARLAGNIGMVASEVAQTTTKDEVLVMELSSFQLLGTEQFHPKVSVFLNLYEAHLDYHKTMDHYANAKAKIFANQTEGDYIVYNQDDSKVRTMVTNATAEKVPFSSKERMNRGAFFDGNTLYYDETPIVNIDEVKMVGQHQYENMLAAIAASVVSGARLDAIRNVLRRFNGVSHRLQFVRSINNRKFYNDSKATNILATTKALSAFDAPVILLAGGLDRGNDFDPIIPSLQQVKAVVLFGQTAPKLAEAAKKAGIREIIYVNNVKQAVNEAYAISSEHDVILLSPACASWDQYTSFEERGDMFMDEVHKL; translated from the coding sequence GTGAAAACATTACAAAACTTTCCTTATAAACGGGTGCTCGTCCTCGGTCTCGCGAAAAGTGGAGAGGCAGCAGCCCGTATTCTTTTTGAACATGGTAAAAACGTGATAGTAAATGACATAAAGCGATTAGATGAAAATCCGATAGCAAAACAGTTAAAACAAATGGGAATTGAAGTGATTACGGGCTCACACCCTCTACATGTGTTAGACAATGTGGAAGTCGTTGTGAAAAATCCCGGTATACCATATGACAATGTAATCGTTTCGGAGGCGCAAAAACGAAATATACCAATCGTGACAGAAATCGAGCTTGCCGGTCTTTTAGCGGAAGGGCCGATTATCGGCATTACTGGATCGAATGGAAAGACGACAACGACAACCTTAATCCATGAAATGTTACAAGAAAGTGGTATAAAAGCAAGGTTGGCAGGGAATATTGGAATGGTTGCATCAGAGGTCGCTCAAACGACAACTAAGGATGAAGTACTTGTGATGGAACTATCTTCGTTCCAATTACTCGGAACAGAACAGTTTCATCCAAAAGTGTCTGTCTTTTTAAACTTATATGAAGCTCATTTGGATTATCATAAAACGATGGATCATTATGCAAATGCAAAAGCAAAAATCTTCGCGAATCAAACGGAAGGTGACTATATTGTTTATAATCAAGATGATTCAAAAGTCCGAACAATGGTAACCAATGCAACTGCAGAGAAAGTCCCTTTTTCAAGTAAAGAACGTATGAATCGTGGGGCTTTCTTTGACGGGAATACCCTTTATTACGATGAAACCCCAATAGTAAATATCGATGAGGTAAAAATGGTCGGTCAGCACCAATACGAAAATATGCTAGCAGCTATTGCTGCTTCAGTAGTAAGTGGTGCCCGCCTTGATGCCATCCGGAACGTATTACGCCGGTTTAATGGCGTTTCTCACCGACTTCAATTTGTGAGAAGTATCAATAATAGGAAGTTTTATAATGATTCGAAAGCAACCAATATATTAGCAACAACAAAGGCATTATCAGCTTTTGATGCTCCAGTCATCTTGTTGGCAGGTGGTTTAGACCGAGGGAATGATTTTGACCCTATCATCCCTTCGTTACAACAGGTAAAAGCTGTCGTTCTATTTGGCCAAACTGCCCCTAAATTAGCGGAAGCAGCTAAAAAAGCTGGTATACGTGAAATTATATATGTTAATAATGTAAAGCAGGCTGTAAATGAAGCTTATGCAATTTCCTCAGAACATGATGTTATTTTATTATCACCGGCATGTGCTAGTTGGGATCAATATACATCATTTGAAGAACGTGGTGACATGTTTATGGATGAGGTGCATAAATTGTAG
- the mraY gene encoding phospho-N-acetylmuramoyl-pentapeptide-transferase, whose protein sequence is MSQHILFLTMIVSFLITVLLSPIMIPFLRRLKFGQSIREEGPQSHQKKAGTPTMGGIMILISVLLTTLFITSRYSTEPLGFEVYIVLWVVIGYGILGFLDDFIKIVKKRNLGLTSKQKLLGQLIIAVTVYFVLKEQGFSTLVNLPGTDWYVDLGVGYAVFILLILVGASNAVNLTDGLDGLLAGTAAVAFGAFAILAWHGIPQYNVSIFSIAVVGALLGFLVFNAHPAKVFMGDTGSLALGGAIGIVAILTKLEILLVIIGGVFVIETLSVIIQVIAFKTTGKRVFRMSPLHHHYELLGWSEWRVVATFWVVGILFAALGIYIEVWLS, encoded by the coding sequence ATGTCTCAACATATCTTATTCTTAACGATGATCGTTTCCTTCCTCATTACGGTTTTACTTTCACCTATTATGATACCTTTTTTACGAAGATTAAAGTTCGGTCAAAGTATACGGGAGGAAGGTCCTCAATCGCATCAAAAGAAAGCAGGAACCCCAACGATGGGGGGAATTATGATTCTTATTTCAGTGTTGTTAACAACGCTGTTTATTACATCCCGTTATAGCACAGAGCCGTTAGGGTTTGAAGTGTATATTGTGTTATGGGTCGTAATCGGATACGGTATCCTCGGCTTTTTAGATGATTTTATAAAAATCGTAAAAAAGCGAAACTTAGGACTTACTTCTAAACAAAAACTACTAGGACAACTCATTATTGCCGTCACGGTTTACTTTGTTTTAAAAGAACAAGGCTTCTCAACACTCGTAAACTTACCAGGTACTGATTGGTATGTTGATTTAGGTGTTGGTTACGCGGTTTTCATCTTATTGATTCTAGTCGGAGCATCTAACGCCGTTAATTTAACTGACGGTTTAGATGGTTTACTAGCAGGCACAGCAGCTGTTGCATTTGGTGCATTTGCCATTTTAGCTTGGCATGGTATACCACAGTACAACGTTTCGATTTTCTCAATAGCAGTTGTTGGTGCATTGTTAGGCTTTCTCGTCTTTAATGCCCACCCAGCAAAAGTGTTTATGGGAGATACAGGGTCATTAGCACTAGGTGGAGCAATTGGCATTGTCGCCATCCTGACAAAATTAGAAATATTGCTTGTCATTATTGGTGGTGTATTTGTGATTGAAACGTTATCTGTTATTATTCAAGTTATAGCTTTTAAAACGACGGGGAAACGAGTGTTTCGTATGAGTCCTCTTCATCACCATTATGAATTACTAGGTTGGTCAGAGTGGCGTGTTGTAGCAACCTTTTGGGTAGTAGGTATTTTATTTGCAGCACTAGGTATTTATATTGAGGTGTGGTTATCGTGA